A DNA window from Hemibagrus wyckioides isolate EC202008001 linkage group LG11, SWU_Hwy_1.0, whole genome shotgun sequence contains the following coding sequences:
- the gli1 gene encoding zinc finger protein GLI1, which yields MPVVMQPHHRLYHYNNTSQPSKGLAPSIKSPYSEVSPVCGAPCGQPPQSRAMYNPSFNPGACMDPYMRPPQGPPPHGMMGHRGMPPPEGGNGTPYCNQSNTMSAHHGFHHNQPGPEHLGSGDGSRFSTPRSILKLSKKRALSISPLSDTSVDLQTVIRTSPNSLVAFVNSRCGQNAASSYGHLSVGALSPSMGYSGSTNYQSRPQGNMYGTPLGHTPAPCHGPPTRLPPHNPRLHAPPKHGHMKTEPIIGSVMDGINVKSLEEHSEGDVASPSSTGTQDPLLGLLEGRDDLDKEEKPEPEAIYETNCHWESCSKEFDTQEQLVHHINNEHIHGEKKEFVCHWKDCSREQRPFKAQYMLVVHMRRHTGEKPHKCTFEGCNKAYSRLENLKTHLRSHTGEKPYVCEHEGCNKAFSNASDRAKHQNRTHSNEKPYVCKIPGCTKRYTDPSSLRKHVKTVHGPEAHITKKHRGDTGPRPPGSALTSASSELMVEKEERTREDCKLLAPENTQKSQPSPGGQSSCSSERSPLGSANNNDSGVEMNLNAAGSLEDLTAVEDGGGTSVAESNGGVVSGGMGMSAQALKRLENLKIDKLKQIRRQTPPGRGTVNKLPALSASGEMIGMCGPSPLLSNRRVMELSTPDLGGSGMGGIGRMVMPCPPSDRRGSGTSSLSSAYTVSRRSSVVSPYLSSRRSSEVSQLGTGGHCQSVIGNDVGGDPLSPESSHRTGLCQSSSGLPGLPNLTPAEQYILKAKYAAATGGPPPTPLPNMEQPGTPSRRSGFLSEYDGQPLPPFLHPVGNRRHSTNTEYGTGVIYPHQAPGNNMRRASDPVRSGADPQGLPKVQRFNSLSNMTLMGRRNALQHCGSDANNTRHMYSPRPPSITENVMMEAMAMEPQRNTTEGRDHGSMIQGADRVYMGYQQSQSHPHTGDQLSPGTEGMGCLDPSYQSQMQGQYHGQRGHIGVGDSMVQNEISNTLLQQAEYSMSTCQLSPSGPHYPGLGQTSEGSGPWGQNSQLHSPHVGVQAAMQFQDTGMQGQQYAQSLYGSNTDPNHQRVTIKPEQFHPPMGGSSACQNAKALQQHRQPSTMEVCQQGYPPQTKEHGLISKSSNPSCDFVHGQIKNQTDRQQQSQAGSFLHGGSLSLGCAGSVLAEDQRSQTPMLQVKEMMVRNYVQSQQALLWEQQQEQQTANSSLPQKPESMEVGEQPAMMQHSPQDQQINQNIYHNNYQGYTNQNVMSPSGHSQASSSVPVKEQMSGMQDSSYSHDMVPRPPPGRKTLSRQNSLSQQANGAYLSSPPNLSPGHSTASPRRNVRLPPVHPQQQHTDNFYYLGQIHMHHNMDKSLEPHDGSCRTQQHLAGIEPSTKAASVAYPQSTSMSNTLENLDLENAQIDFASIIEDPDPSSYSPVNPVLGHHSSSQASSRLTTPQNSITLPSNLSNMAIGDMTSMLTSLAGENKYLNTLT from the exons ATGCCAGTGGTCATGCAGCCTCACCACAGGCTGTATCACTACAACAACACCAGTCAACCAAGCAAAGG tctGGCGCCATCAATAAAATCACCCTACAGTGAGGTGTCTCCTGTGTGTGGGGCTCCTTGTGGTCAACCTCCACAAAGCAGAGCAATGTACAACCCATCCTTCAACCCTGGAGCTTGCATGGATCCTTACATGCGGCCTCCGCAAGGACCCCCACCCCATGGCATGATGGGACACCGTGGCATGCCCCCACCTGAGG gaGGTAATGGCACCCCCTACTGTAACCAGAGTAACACAATGTCAGCGCATCATGGCTTTCATCACAACCAGCCAGGCCCAGAACACTTGGGTTCAGGAGATG GTTCTCGTTTCTCCACCCCTCGTTCCATACTGAAGTTGAGCAAGAAGCGAGCACTGTCCATCTCTCCTCTGTCTGATACAAGCGTGGACCTGCAGACAGTCATTCGCACATCTCCCAACTCTCTGGTGGCATTTGTTAACTCTCGCTGTGGGCAAAATGCTGCTAGCTCCTATGGACACCTATCTGTGGGAGCTTTGAG TCCATCAATGGGTTACTCAGGCTCAACTAACTACCAGTCCAGGCCTCAAGGGAACATGTACGGAACACCACTTGGCCACACCCCTGCTCCCTGCCATGGACCTCCAACTCGTCTGCCTCCTCACAACCCCCGTCTACATGCACCACCAAAACATGGACAT atGAAAACAGAACCCATCATAGGTAGTGTCATGGATGGCATTAATGTGAAGAGTTTAGAAGAGCATTCAGAAGGAGATGTGGCCAGTCCATCTTCAACTGGAACTCAG GATCCTCTTCTTGGGCTTCTGGAAGGAAGGGATGATTTAGACAAAGAGGAGAAACCAGAGCCGGAGGCCATCTATGAGACCAACTGCCACTGGGAGAGCTGCAGCAAGGAGTTTGATACCCAGGAGCAACTTGTGCAT CACATCAATAATGAGCATATCCATGGCGAGAAGAAAGAATTTGTGTGCCACTGGAAGGACTGCTCCCGTGAGCAGAGACCATTCAAAGCTCAATATATGCTGGTGGTACATATGCGTAGACACACTGGCGAGAAACCTCACAAGTGCACT TTTGAGGGATGCAATAAAGCATACTCTCGTCTGGAGaacctaaaaacacacctgcgCTCACACACTGGTGAGAAGCCATATGTATGTGAGCATGAGGGATGTAACAAGGCTTTCTCTAATGCCTCAGATCGTGCAAAGCACCAGAACAGAACACACTCCAATGAG AAACCCTATGTGTGCAAAATCCCTGGATGTACAAAGCGTTACACAGACCCAAGCTCCCTGCGCAAGCATGTAAAGACTGTTCATGGACCAGAGGCTCACATCACTAAGAAACACCGTGGTGACACTGGACCTCGACCACCAGGTTCTGCTCTGACCTCTGCAAGTTCAGAGCTGATGGtagagaaagaggaaaggacTAGAGAGGACTGCAAACTTCTGGCTCCTGAAAATACACAA AAGTCTCAGCCAAGTCCTGGAGGCCAGTCATCCTGCAGTAGTGAGCGTTCTCCATTAGGGAGTGCAAACAACAATGACAGTGGTGTGGAGATGAACCTGAATGCAGCAGGTAGTCTGGAAGACCTGACAGCAGTGGAAGATGGAGGGGGCACCAGTGTGGCTGAGTCTAATGGGGGAGTGGTTTCTGGGGGTATGGGAATGTCTGCACAGGCTCTGAAGAGGCTGGAGAACTTGAAGATTGATAAACTTAAGCAGATCCGCAGGCAGACCCCACCAGGTCGGGGTACAGTAAATAAATTACCAGCACTTTCAG CATCAGGTGAGATGATTGGTATGTGTGGCCCATCCCCTTTGCTTTCTAATCGTCGTGTGATGGAGCTGTCTACCCCAGACCTGGGTGGAAGTGGTATGGGTGGAATTGGAAGAATGGTTATGCCTTGCCCCCCCAGTGATCGCCGCGGAAGTGGTACCAGTAGTTTAAGCTCCGCCTACACTGTGAGCCGCCGTTCTTCTGTAGTTTCTCCCTACCTATCCAGTCGACGCTCAAGTGAAGTATCTCAGCTGGGCACAGGTGGGCATTGCCAATCTGTCATTGGAAATGATGTTGGTGGGGACCCATTATCCCCTGAGTCCAGCCACAGAACTGGTTTGTGCCAGAGCAGCAGTGGATTGCCAGGTCTACCAAATCTTACTCCTGCAgaacaatatattttaaaagctAAATATGCAGCAGCTACTGGTggaccaccaccaacacctctACCCAATATGGAGCAGCCTGGTACCCCTAGTAGACGTAGTGGTTTCTTGAGTGAGTATGACGGTCAGCCACTCCCACCATTCCTACACCCAGTGGGTAATAGAAGACACAGTACCAACACTGAGTATGGAACAGGGGTTATTTACCCACACCAGGCTCCTGGCAACAACATGCGACGTGCCAGTGACCCTGTTCGCTCTGGAGCTGACCCACAAGGCCTACCCAAAGTGCAGCGGTTTAACAGCCTGAGTAACATGACATTGATGGGTCGTCGTAATGCCTTGCAGCATTGTGGGTCTGATGCTAACAACACTAGACACATGTATTCACCAAGACCACCAAGTATTACTGAGAATGTGATGATGGAGGCCATGGCAATGGAGCCTCAAAGGAATACCACAGAAGGCCGGGATCATGGAAGTATGATACAAGGTGCAGACAGGGTCTACATGGGCTACCAGCAGTCTCAGTCCCATCCTCATACTGGTGACCAGCTTTCTCCTGGAACTGAAGGCATGGGATGTTTGGATCCATCCTACCAGTCACAAATGCAGGGGCAGTACCATGGACAACGAGGGCACATAGGTGTTGGAGACAGTATGGTTCAGAATGAGATTTCAAACACTCTTCTCCAGCAAGCCGAGTACAGTATGAGCACCTGTCAGCTCAGCCCCTCTGGGCCACACTACCCTGGCCTGGGACAAACTAGTGAAGGATCAGGACCTTGGGGACAAAATAGCCAGCTCCACAGTCCTCATGTGGGTGTGCAAGCAGCTATGCAGTTCCAAGATACAGGAATGCAGGGACAACAGTATGCTCAAAGTCTGTATGGTTCCAACACTGATCCTAACCATCAGAGGGTCACTATCAAACCAGAACAGTTCCATCCACCCATGGGTGGTTCCAGTGCCTGCCAAAATGCCAAGGCTCTTCAACAGCATCGCCAGCCTAGCACTATGGAGGTATGTCAGCAAGGGTACCCACCACAAACAAAAGAGCATGGTTTAATAAGCAAATCTTCAAACCCCAGCTGTGACTTTGTCCATGGTCAGATCAAGAACCAGACTGACCGTCAACAGCAGAGCCAGGCTGGATCATTCCTCCATGGGGGAAGCTTGAGTCTTGGCTGTGCAGGCTCTGTACTGGCTGAAGACCAGAGGTCACAGACTCCAATGCTGCAGGTGAAAGAGATGATGGTACGAAACTATGTGCAATCACAACAGGCACTCCTTTGGGAAcagcaacaagaacaacaaacgGCAAATAGCAGTCTCCCTCAGAAACCAGAAAGCATGGAGGTGGGAGAACAGCCAGCAATGATGCAGCATAGCCCTCAGGATCAGCAAATTAATCAAAACATCTACCATAACAATTACCAGGGATACACAAATCAGAATGTTATGAGTCCCTCAGGACATAGTCAAGCATCCAGCTCAGTGCCAGTCAAGGAACAGATGTCTGGCATGCAGGATTCCTCCTACAGCCACGATATGGTGCCACGTCCACCTCCGGGTCGAAAGACTCTGAGTCGCCAGAACAGTCTTTCCCAGCAGGCAAATGGAGCATACCTAAGCAGTCCACCTAATTTAAGTCCTGGACATTCAACTGCTAGTCCCAGGAGAAATGTCAGGTTACCACCTGTACATCCACAGCAGCAACACACTGATAATTTCTATTACTTAGGCCAGATCCACATGCACCACAACATGGATAAGTCATTGGAACCCCATGATGGATCCTGCCGAACCCAGCAACACCTTGCTGGAATAGAGCCCTCAACAAAGGCTGCTTCAGTGGCGTATCCTCAGTCAACATCTATGTCAAATACGCTTGAAAACCTGGACTTGGAGAATGCTCAGATTGACTTCGCTTCCATCATTGAGGATCCAGATCCTTCATCTTACAGCCCAGTAAACCCAGTTCTGGGCCACCATTCATCCTCCCAGGCCTCCTCCCGTCTTACCACTCCACAAAACTCCATCACCCTTCCCTCCAACCTATCTAACATGGCCATTGGAGATATGACCTCCATGCTGACATCCCTTGCTGGGGAGAACAAGTATTTGAACACATTGACTTAA